A genomic stretch from Myxococcales bacterium includes:
- the ruvA gene encoding Holliday junction branch migration protein RuvA, whose product MISWLEGTLREKLPERVVVDVRGVGYELLISLSTFGNLPDIGKTVSIYAKTVAREDALLLYGFATAREREIFELLLKANRVGPKLAQTILSGIDPEQVVGGLRDGDIKLLCSAPGVGKKLAERMVVELKERAAELASSESAGAGLPPRAVPAADADVETRAQALSALLNLGYPKAQAERVVDAAAAELGAGASIEELIRNALRRLAR is encoded by the coding sequence ATGATTTCATGGCTCGAGGGAACCCTGCGAGAGAAGCTGCCGGAACGCGTCGTGGTCGACGTGCGCGGCGTTGGATACGAGCTGCTGATCTCGCTTTCGACGTTTGGCAACTTGCCCGACATTGGAAAGACCGTCTCGATCTACGCCAAGACCGTGGCCCGTGAGGACGCGCTGCTGCTCTACGGTTTTGCGACCGCTCGGGAGCGCGAAATCTTCGAATTGCTCCTCAAAGCCAACCGCGTGGGCCCGAAGCTCGCGCAGACGATTCTCTCGGGGATCGATCCCGAACAAGTTGTCGGCGGCCTGCGAGACGGAGATATAAAGCTGCTGTGCAGCGCCCCGGGCGTCGGCAAGAAGTTGGCCGAGCGCATGGTGGTCGAACTCAAGGAGAGAGCCGCCGAACTCGCGTCCAGCGAAAGCGCCGGGGCGGGACTTCCGCCCCGCGCCGTACCCGCGGCGGACGCAGATGTCGAAACCCGCGCTCAGGCGCTTTCGGCGCTGCTCAATCTCGGTTATCCCAAAGCACAGGCAGAGCGAGTGGTCGACGCTGCGGCAGCTGAATTGGGTGCTGGCGCCTCGATCGAAGAACTCATTCGCAATGCGTTGCGGAGGCTTGCGCGATGA
- a CDS encoding thiolase family protein translates to MSMSDVYVIGVDMIKFGRFPETSVPKLGAESARLALADAGLKIQDMQALYCGNLAQAGAMVGQRILAEIGQTGIPVTNCANACATGATALREGWMAIKASVYDLVLCIGVEQMGRGLLGGKGHGKGISTEGLLGSGTMPCVFAEAGMEHTRKYGTTFEQFAQVSVKNHHHSTMNNKAMYQIETPLETVMNAEMIAYPNTKLMCSVNVDGSAAAVLCSEKKARELGMGRAVRIKASVLTSDPYSERNLTMPDVNSCTQLAAKAAYEMAGVSASDVDLVELHDCFATAEILHYGNLGLCPPEDAGKFVQDGNSALGGRTPVNVSGGLLSKGHPLGATGIANVYEISTHLRGEAGKRQVEGARIGLTHVIGLGSACAIHILEKVD, encoded by the coding sequence ATCAGCATGAGTGATGTCTACGTGATCGGCGTCGACATGATCAAGTTCGGAAGGTTCCCCGAGACCAGCGTTCCAAAACTCGGCGCGGAATCGGCGAGACTGGCGCTCGCAGATGCGGGTCTCAAAATTCAAGACATGCAGGCGTTGTATTGCGGCAATCTCGCCCAGGCCGGTGCCATGGTGGGCCAGCGCATTCTGGCCGAAATTGGACAGACGGGCATTCCGGTGACCAATTGCGCCAACGCCTGTGCGACCGGTGCCACCGCCCTGCGCGAGGGCTGGATGGCGATCAAAGCTTCTGTCTACGACCTCGTTTTGTGCATTGGGGTCGAGCAGATGGGCCGGGGATTGTTGGGCGGTAAGGGTCACGGCAAAGGAATCTCTACCGAAGGCCTGCTCGGTTCGGGCACGATGCCCTGTGTGTTCGCCGAAGCCGGTATGGAGCACACGCGCAAGTACGGCACGACCTTTGAACAGTTTGCCCAGGTCTCGGTCAAGAATCACCATCATTCCACCATGAACAACAAGGCGATGTACCAGATCGAGACGCCCCTCGAGACGGTGATGAACGCCGAGATGATCGCCTACCCGAACACCAAGCTGATGTGCTCGGTGAATGTCGATGGCTCCGCCGCCGCAGTGCTCTGCTCCGAGAAGAAGGCCAGAGAACTCGGCATGGGGCGAGCCGTGCGGATCAAGGCCTCGGTGCTGACGAGCGATCCCTATTCGGAGCGCAACCTCACCATGCCCGACGTCAATAGCTGCACCCAGCTCGCCGCAAAGGCCGCCTATGAAATGGCCGGGGTGAGCGCGAGCGACGTAGACCTGGTGGAACTCCACGATTGCTTCGCCACGGCCGAAATACTCCACTATGGAAACCTCGGCCTGTGCCCGCCCGAAGATGCGGGCAAGTTCGTACAGGACGGCAATTCTGCCCTGGGTGGGCGCACCCCGGTCAATGTCTCGGGGGGCCTGCTCTCGAAGGGACACCCCCTCGGTGCGACGGGGATCGCCAACGTGTACGAAATCTCGACCCATCTGCGGGGCGAGGCGGGCAAGCGACAAGTCGAGGGAGCGCGGATCGGTTTGACCCACGTGATCGGCCTCGGCAGCGCCTGTGCGATCCACATTCTCGAAAAGGTGGATTGA
- a CDS encoding Hsp70 family protein, translating to MRNNKLEVLSNAFGEKTTASVVAFHEDGSITVGNAARANIIHHPASTVSSAKRLIGRYHFSEEVRKAQAICSYKIVEGPNHGVRIHVRDEDFSLPEISAMVLREMKQVAEARLNKEVTKAVITVPAYFNDNQRQATKDAGQIAGLEVLRILNEPTAAALAYGFGKGLEQKVAIYDLGGGTFDISVLEIGQDVFEVLSTCGDTFLGGDDFDDRILDLLADEFVAKEGINPRNDPYALEKLKVAAEAAKRGLSVEDEVEIRIPDLLVGEDGETRSLERTITTQEFGELVQDLVGRTFKVCDEALQQADLTVRDLDGIILVGGPTRLPIIRDAVKSYFQQEPQLNVDPDEVVAMGAAIHAASLVSSTQDAYLLDVTPLDLRIGVAGGLAEPIIERNTPVPIEQSRSFSPFKDFQESVKLKVYQGGSRQSEENELLGQFEFSGFTPGPRSKTSIEVRFEINADGIVNVIARDPASGQEASTKITLSSGLSDNEIDSIITRNRSADIIQTGSDLDELKAPSLETPTEDDGELELLADNDDAFDDLEDIDEAELDNIDEVELDNIDEVELDSIASEVVEDSNSIGRNEDMESIDDDDFLALDLEDEAAGPAIGAVKLKTVAVAPELPKAPGADVDPDTSLIQGIEQVQKAKDDLFDRSDDVDLADAELEE from the coding sequence ATGCGCAACAACAAGCTCGAGGTGCTTTCGAACGCCTTTGGTGAGAAGACCACTGCGAGCGTCGTGGCCTTCCACGAGGACGGCTCCATTACCGTCGGCAACGCTGCCCGGGCCAACATCATTCACCATCCAGCTTCCACGGTCTCGTCGGCCAAGCGATTGATCGGCCGCTACCACTTCTCGGAAGAAGTTCGCAAGGCACAGGCGATCTGTTCCTACAAGATCGTGGAAGGACCAAACCACGGCGTCCGCATTCATGTCCGGGACGAAGATTTTTCTTTGCCCGAGATCTCCGCCATGGTGCTGCGGGAGATGAAGCAGGTCGCCGAAGCTCGTCTCAACAAAGAGGTCACGAAGGCAGTGATCACGGTGCCCGCCTACTTCAATGACAACCAGAGACAGGCGACCAAGGACGCCGGACAAATCGCCGGCCTCGAGGTACTGCGCATCCTCAACGAGCCGACCGCGGCTGCACTGGCCTACGGTTTTGGCAAGGGTCTTGAACAGAAGGTCGCGATATACGATCTCGGCGGCGGTACGTTCGACATCTCGGTGCTCGAGATCGGTCAGGATGTGTTCGAGGTATTGTCGACCTGTGGTGACACCTTCCTCGGAGGTGACGATTTCGACGATCGCATTCTCGACCTGTTGGCCGACGAATTCGTAGCCAAAGAAGGCATCAACCCCCGCAATGATCCCTATGCCCTCGAAAAGCTCAAAGTTGCCGCGGAAGCGGCCAAGCGGGGCCTGTCGGTAGAAGACGAGGTCGAAATCCGAATTCCCGACTTGCTCGTCGGCGAAGATGGCGAAACGCGATCTCTCGAGCGCACCATTACCACCCAAGAGTTCGGCGAACTGGTGCAGGATCTCGTGGGGCGCACCTTCAAGGTATGCGACGAGGCGCTGCAGCAGGCTGACCTGACTGTGCGTGACCTCGACGGCATCATCCTGGTCGGGGGTCCAACTCGTCTACCCATCATCCGCGATGCTGTGAAGAGCTACTTCCAGCAAGAACCTCAGTTGAACGTCGATCCAGACGAGGTCGTCGCCATGGGCGCCGCGATTCACGCGGCCTCGTTGGTCAGCTCCACTCAAGACGCCTATCTACTCGACGTGACGCCGTTGGATCTGCGCATTGGTGTTGCCGGCGGGCTGGCCGAACCGATCATCGAACGCAACACACCCGTGCCGATCGAGCAGAGCCGCAGTTTCAGCCCGTTCAAGGACTTTCAGGAGTCGGTCAAGCTGAAGGTTTACCAGGGTGGCTCGCGCCAATCCGAAGAGAACGAGTTGTTGGGGCAGTTCGAGTTTTCAGGTTTCACCCCGGGTCCGCGCAGCAAGACTTCAATTGAGGTTCGCTTCGAAATCAACGCCGACGGAATTGTAAACGTGATCGCGCGCGATCCCGCAAGCGGGCAGGAAGCCTCCACCAAAATCACACTTTCTTCGGGCCTCAGCGACAACGAGATAGACTCGATCATCACTCGCAACCGCAGTGCGGACATCATACAGACAGGGTCCGATCTGGACGAGCTCAAAGCCCCGTCGCTCGAGACGCCCACCGAAGACGACGGCGAACTCGAGCTGCTGGCGGATAACGACGACGCTTTCGATGATCTCGAAGACATCGACGAAGCAGAACTCGACAACATCGACGAAGTAGAACTCGACAACATCGACGAGGTAGAACTCGACTCCATCGCGAGCGAAGTCGTCGAAGATTCAAACTCGATCGGCCGGAACGAAGACATGGAATCAATAGACGACGATGACTTTTTGGCTCTCGACCTCGAGGATGAGGCTGCGGGCCCGGCGATCGGCGCGGTCAAGCTAAAGACGGTGGCGGTCGCTCCCGAGCTGCCCAAGGCCCCGGGCGCAGATGTGGACCCCGATACCAGTCTGATCCAGGGAATCGAACAGGTCCAGAAGGCAAAGGACGATCTGTTCGATCGTTCCGACGATGTCGACCTCGCGGACGCGGAGCTAGAGGAGTAG
- a CDS encoding 4Fe-4S binding protein, with protein sequence MTWVITSLCRDKVDMACVEVCPVDCIVVYKGDDPKYPNQLYIDPDECINCGVCEPECPWEAIFEDEQVPEIFAADTVLNADIVKTRDEFEVPEHVDLDPPTPEEVEENRKKWGYTA encoded by the coding sequence ATGACATGGGTAATCACGAGCTTGTGCAGGGACAAGGTAGACATGGCCTGCGTAGAAGTTTGCCCTGTGGACTGCATTGTTGTGTACAAGGGCGATGATCCCAAGTATCCCAATCAACTCTATATCGACCCCGATGAGTGCATCAATTGCGGTGTCTGCGAACCCGAATGTCCTTGGGAAGCCATTTTCGAAGACGAGCAGGTTCCGGAAATTTTTGCCGCAGACACCGTGCTGAACGCAGATATCGTCAAGACCCGCGACGAATTCGAAGTGCCCGAGCACGTCGATCTAGACCCGCCGACCCCGGAAGAGGTCGAAGAAAACCGCAAGAAGTGGGGCTATACGGCGTAG
- the ruvC gene encoding crossover junction endodeoxyribonuclease RuvC, which yields MRILGIDPGSNATGYGVVDYSGGQLRHVAHGVIRPPKSAQTAERLSFIHREILQVVSEFQPAACAIEQVFVAVNVRSALILGQARGAALTALGTGALPVHELSAREVKKALVGTGAATKLQIQAMVKRLLDLSKVPPSDAADALAIAICQAHAGKLAGLGVRNSRGRRRPRARSQFATSTAR from the coding sequence ATGAGAATTCTCGGGATTGACCCAGGCTCCAATGCAACCGGCTACGGTGTGGTCGATTATTCCGGGGGGCAGCTCCGGCACGTCGCCCACGGCGTCATTCGTCCGCCAAAATCAGCCCAGACCGCCGAGCGACTGAGCTTTATCCATCGAGAAATTCTGCAGGTCGTAAGCGAGTTCCAGCCGGCGGCCTGCGCGATCGAGCAAGTCTTCGTCGCGGTCAATGTGAGGTCGGCACTGATCCTCGGCCAGGCTCGCGGTGCGGCCCTCACCGCTCTCGGGACCGGTGCGCTGCCGGTCCACGAGCTTTCGGCTCGGGAGGTCAAGAAGGCGCTGGTCGGTACGGGAGCGGCGACCAAGCTCCAGATCCAGGCCATGGTGAAGCGTCTGCTCGACCTTTCCAAAGTTCCGCCCAGCGACGCCGCCGATGCCCTCGCGATCGCAATCTGCCAGGCCCACGCTGGAAAACTGGCCGGATTGGGGGTGCGGAATTCCCGCGGCCGTCGCCGTCCCCGAGCCCGCAGCCAGTTCGCGACGAGCACCGCGCGATGA
- the purE gene encoding 5-(carboxyamino)imidazole ribonucleotide mutase codes for MAPVRAANKSSKKASKKGARKAAAKAPGKKLRVAVLMGSKSDWDSMKPAVDVLEGMGVGCDVRVISAHRTPDRHAAFVSKAESKGIELFICGAGFAAHLAGVTAALTPLPVLGVPLDSSALNGVDALLATVQMPGGIPVATFGIGKSGAKNAGLFAAAILAGSDGKVRRALDAFRKKQTAAVPERPF; via the coding sequence ATGGCTCCGGTTCGGGCAGCAAACAAATCATCGAAAAAGGCCTCGAAAAAGGGGGCTCGGAAAGCGGCGGCCAAGGCGCCGGGGAAGAAGCTCCGGGTCGCGGTTTTGATGGGGAGCAAGAGCGATTGGGATTCGATGAAACCCGCGGTCGACGTCCTCGAGGGCATGGGCGTGGGTTGTGATGTGCGGGTCATTTCCGCCCACCGCACGCCTGACCGCCACGCGGCATTTGTTTCCAAGGCCGAGTCCAAGGGGATCGAGTTGTTCATCTGCGGTGCGGGCTTTGCCGCGCACCTGGCCGGGGTGACCGCAGCCCTCACGCCGCTTCCGGTGCTCGGAGTGCCGCTGGACAGTTCGGCTCTCAACGGGGTCGATGCGCTGTTGGCCACGGTGCAAATGCCGGGAGGCATCCCGGTCGCCACCTTCGGCATTGGAAAAAGCGGGGCGAAGAACGCCGGACTGTTCGCCGCTGCAATTCTGGCGGGATCCGACGGCAAGGTTCGTCGTGCGCTCGACGCTTTTCGCAAGAAGCAGACGGCGGCGGTTCCCGAGCGCCCATTCTAG
- a CDS encoding OB-fold domain-containing protein, translated as MDITASDGAMLPIVPFLKMPKGQAPYLEGQECGGCGAIFLGERISCASCGVEGKFSAKRLSNRGELYVYSIVYRSFPGIDVPYVSAIVDLEGGGTVKGNLINVELDPEKIQMGMPVEVVYLTAPRKDSDGNEYLMYSFQPRS; from the coding sequence ATGGATATCACGGCAAGTGATGGAGCCATGCTTCCGATCGTCCCCTTTTTGAAGATGCCGAAAGGCCAGGCCCCCTACCTCGAAGGACAGGAATGCGGTGGCTGTGGCGCAATCTTCCTGGGCGAACGCATCAGCTGTGCGAGTTGTGGGGTCGAGGGGAAGTTTTCGGCCAAGCGTCTTTCCAATCGGGGCGAACTCTACGTCTATTCAATCGTCTATCGCTCTTTCCCGGGCATCGACGTGCCATACGTATCGGCCATCGTGGACCTCGAGGGGGGAGGCACGGTGAAGGGCAACCTGATCAACGTGGAACTCGATCCAGAAAAGATTCAAATGGGGATGCCCGTCGAGGTTGTGTACCTGACGGCCCCGCGCAAGGACTCGGATGGCAACGAATATCTCATGTACAGCTTTCAGCCCCGCTCTTGA
- a CDS encoding shikimate dehydrogenase produces MTAKTALCGIVLHPAGHTRSPRMHNAAYAELGIDAAYLAFDVEPSELGTAMAGIRALGLEQIAVSIPHKVAVMEHLDEIDERARRIGAVNTVTVQNGRLFGSNTDWIGANRALETETELAGKRAVVLGAGGAARAVVYGLIEAGATVHVLNRTVEHAESLAKDLAAQGAGPLASLADLPHDILINTTSVGLRSDASPVPAQHLRADSIVMDIVYDPEKTRLLEDARKCGARPIGGKWMLVYQAAEQLRIWTGRDAPIEVLARAFSASDGS; encoded by the coding sequence ATCACCGCGAAAACGGCCCTGTGCGGCATTGTCCTTCACCCCGCCGGGCATACGCGATCGCCGCGCATGCACAACGCCGCCTACGCGGAGCTGGGCATCGACGCGGCCTACCTCGCCTTCGATGTGGAGCCGAGCGAACTCGGAACCGCCATGGCGGGAATTCGCGCGCTGGGTCTCGAGCAGATCGCCGTGTCGATCCCCCACAAGGTCGCGGTGATGGAGCATCTGGACGAGATCGACGAACGGGCCCGGCGGATTGGGGCGGTCAATACCGTGACCGTCCAGAATGGGCGTCTGTTCGGGAGCAACACCGACTGGATCGGAGCAAACCGCGCACTGGAAACTGAGACTGAACTCGCGGGAAAACGCGCCGTTGTGCTCGGTGCCGGCGGCGCCGCCCGAGCCGTGGTCTATGGCTTGATCGAGGCGGGGGCGACGGTTCACGTGCTCAATCGAACGGTCGAGCATGCAGAAAGCCTGGCAAAGGACCTCGCTGCCCAGGGCGCCGGACCCCTCGCAAGTCTTGCAGATCTTCCCCACGACATCTTGATCAACACGACTAGCGTCGGCTTGCGCTCCGACGCATCACCGGTGCCGGCCCAACATCTGCGCGCAGATTCGATCGTGATGGATATTGTGTACGACCCCGAGAAGACCCGGCTGCTGGAAGATGCGCGCAAGTGCGGCGCGCGGCCGATCGGCGGAAAGTGGATGCTGGTCTATCAAGCCGCGGAGCAGCTTCGGATCTGGACGGGGCGCGATGCGCCGATCGAAGTCCTCGCAAGGGCTTTCTCGGCCAGCGACGGGTCTTGA
- a CDS encoding redoxin domain-containing protein, with translation MNERWDPSPLTESTQPQVAPVFQSNREEAVDLGLADPASNTTVPTATRHPKERPLQSFSGTGLDGERLSISDFVGKRMMIFFFNPEVDEAAFAAVAVSRVAAYRGKNNFHLIGVAIGSDRFTAKTFAESKGLDFPIFDDSNGAIASKLGLRNPVVIFGFDDEAYYEFGVGFFNKDVSDPAGVVEEQLRKKLRLPPRSTGTAGVLDVRPLAPMFSTRRLDQSEPFELSSLSGKPLVLMFFLHTCPHCHAAFDFFKQQLAKLPDDKRPELVAISAANQPVAVRRMLRERKLEDLEMQMLFDPDGDVMETYGVFAGFPDIFLIDRSGKILHRTQGWQDDRDPALNRMILSKIAGTRIPMLLNPRGYTGSDVCSVCHELEAQTYQFTQHADAFNTIVTHNETRNPECVSCHVVGFEKPGGYSFDETPVHLENVGCESCHGRGGPHLSPDFVPKVNGVKNYETVCQTCHNPTHSISFDYASFRSKISHVKIGSLSNTQRSALIDDAAKPRDVLPKNADYVGSNACRSCHPSEYKTWASSPHRHAVDTLDIKGKADDATCLKCHTTGMGRAGGFPKDGKGSDRSHGDLASVGCESCHGPGGNHIAPAAKKFGSIVSLADKCDSCAILQICGSCHDQANDPGFEFEVEAKIELQRHGTIEVGTGKPLN, from the coding sequence ATGAACGAGCGATGGGATCCATCTCCATTGACGGAATCGACGCAACCGCAAGTGGCTCCCGTCTTCCAAAGCAACCGAGAAGAGGCCGTAGACCTGGGGCTCGCCGATCCGGCATCTAACACGACCGTCCCCACCGCGACGAGACATCCCAAAGAACGTCCGTTGCAATCCTTCAGCGGCACCGGGCTCGATGGCGAGCGGCTTTCGATCTCGGACTTCGTCGGCAAGCGCATGATGATCTTCTTCTTCAACCCCGAGGTCGACGAAGCCGCTTTTGCAGCAGTGGCGGTGTCGCGGGTAGCAGCGTACCGCGGGAAAAACAACTTCCACCTGATCGGCGTTGCGATCGGATCGGACCGCTTCACTGCAAAAACGTTCGCCGAGAGCAAGGGACTCGATTTCCCAATCTTCGACGATTCGAACGGCGCGATCGCCTCCAAACTGGGCCTGCGGAACCCGGTCGTCATCTTCGGCTTCGACGACGAGGCCTACTACGAATTCGGCGTCGGCTTTTTCAACAAAGACGTTTCCGACCCCGCTGGCGTCGTCGAAGAACAACTGCGGAAGAAATTGCGCCTGCCGCCGCGAAGCACTGGCACAGCCGGCGTCCTCGACGTACGCCCCCTCGCGCCGATGTTTTCTACCCGGCGACTCGACCAGAGCGAGCCCTTCGAACTCTCCAGTCTCTCGGGCAAGCCCCTGGTGTTGATGTTCTTCCTCCACACTTGTCCACACTGTCACGCGGCGTTCGACTTCTTCAAACAACAGCTCGCAAAATTGCCCGACGACAAGCGGCCGGAACTTGTCGCGATCTCCGCGGCCAATCAACCGGTAGCGGTGCGCAGGATGTTGCGAGAGAGGAAACTCGAAGACCTGGAGATGCAGATGCTGTTCGATCCAGACGGGGACGTGATGGAGACGTACGGTGTCTTCGCCGGTTTCCCGGACATCTTCTTGATCGACCGCTCGGGAAAGATCTTGCACCGCACCCAGGGCTGGCAAGACGATCGGGACCCGGCGCTCAATCGCATGATCCTCTCGAAGATTGCCGGAACGAGAATCCCCATGTTGCTCAACCCCAGAGGCTACACGGGGAGCGACGTGTGTTCGGTATGCCATGAACTGGAGGCGCAGACCTACCAGTTCACGCAACACGCCGATGCGTTCAACACCATCGTTACCCACAACGAAACCCGCAACCCAGAGTGCGTAAGTTGCCACGTGGTGGGCTTCGAAAAACCGGGTGGATACAGCTTTGACGAAACGCCCGTGCATCTCGAGAACGTGGGCTGCGAATCGTGTCATGGCCGCGGCGGACCGCATCTGTCTCCCGATTTCGTCCCCAAAGTGAACGGCGTGAAGAACTACGAAACCGTGTGCCAAACCTGCCACAACCCCACGCACTCCATCAGCTTCGATTACGCGAGTTTCCGATCGAAGATTTCGCATGTGAAAATCGGGAGCCTCTCGAACACACAGCGGAGCGCATTGATCGACGACGCAGCGAAGCCGCGCGACGTACTCCCGAAAAACGCGGACTACGTCGGCTCGAACGCCTGCCGGAGTTGTCACCCGAGCGAGTACAAAACCTGGGCGAGCAGCCCGCATCGCCACGCGGTCGACACCCTCGACATCAAGGGCAAAGCGGATGACGCCACCTGCCTCAAGTGCCACACGACCGGAATGGGACGCGCCGGCGGTTTTCCAAAGGACGGTAAGGGCAGCGACCGCAGCCATGGGGACCTCGCGTCGGTGGGATGCGAATCGTGCCACGGGCCCGGGGGCAACCACATTGCACCCGCGGCAAAGAAGTTCGGAAGCATCGTGAGCCTGGCCGACAAATGCGATTCTTGCGCGATTCTGCAAATCTGTGGCTCATGTCACGACCAGGCCAACGATCCCGGGTTCGAATTTGAAGTCGAAGCAAAGATCGAACTCCAGAGGCACGGAACCATCGAGGTGGGCACTGGGAAGCCGCTGAATTGA
- a CDS encoding DnaJ domain-containing protein, producing MSDLSRLEIEALAKIMDELDYYRLLNVEKEVSSRDLKLAYYQNARTYHPDANRTLDAPTQEHCHQISKVMTEAYCVLRDPRKRAAYDLHLESGEGLRIQLAAARAAHAKIQSERRMGTTPQGKQFLLKAEDDIRRDNIPGAIQNLQMALTFEPGNNGFKEMLEELRKKTS from the coding sequence TTGTCGGATCTGAGTCGCCTTGAGATTGAAGCACTCGCCAAGATCATGGACGAGCTCGACTACTACCGCCTCTTGAATGTCGAGAAGGAGGTATCGAGCCGCGATCTAAAGCTCGCCTACTACCAGAACGCGCGAACCTACCACCCAGATGCCAACCGTACATTGGACGCACCGACCCAGGAGCATTGTCATCAGATCTCGAAGGTCATGACCGAGGCCTACTGTGTGTTGCGCGATCCGCGAAAGCGCGCGGCCTACGACCTGCATCTCGAATCCGGCGAGGGACTGCGCATACAACTTGCGGCCGCTCGCGCGGCGCACGCCAAGATCCAGTCCGAGAGGCGCATGGGCACCACGCCCCAGGGCAAGCAGTTTTTGCTCAAAGCCGAAGATGATATTCGGCGGGACAACATTCCAGGCGCCATCCAGAACTTGCAGATGGCCCTCACCTTCGAACCCGGCAACAACGGCTTCAAAGAGATGCTTGAAGAATTGCGGAAGAAGACGAGTTAG
- a CDS encoding YebC/PmpR family DNA-binding transcriptional regulator, producing the protein MSGHSKWSTIKRKKGALDAKRGKIFTKLIREISTAASIGGGDPDGNPRLRLVIDKAKGANMPKDNIKRAIEKGVGGGDSAAYDEFIYEGYGPGGVALLIETLSDNKNRTVGEVRHVLSKRGGNLGATGCVGYLFEKKGILSFDAEGLDKDSLMEAAMEAGVEDVSDGGDGIEVVTLPAELSKIQEILGGQGFTCANAEVSMVPSTSVELAGPQAESMLNLMEALEELDDVQNVYANFDISDAEMARLA; encoded by the coding sequence ATGTCAGGCCACTCGAAATGGTCCACGATCAAGCGAAAGAAGGGCGCGCTCGACGCCAAGCGCGGCAAGATTTTCACCAAACTGATTCGCGAGATTTCTACGGCAGCTTCAATCGGGGGTGGGGATCCCGACGGCAATCCGCGCCTGCGCCTGGTGATCGACAAGGCCAAGGGCGCGAACATGCCCAAAGACAACATCAAGCGCGCAATCGAAAAGGGCGTTGGCGGGGGGGATTCCGCGGCCTACGACGAATTCATCTACGAGGGCTACGGCCCGGGCGGCGTCGCGCTCTTGATCGAGACCCTCTCCGACAACAAGAACCGGACCGTGGGCGAGGTGCGCCACGTCCTCAGCAAACGAGGCGGGAACCTGGGTGCCACGGGTTGCGTCGGGTATCTATTTGAGAAGAAGGGCATTCTCAGTTTCGATGCCGAGGGATTGGACAAGGACTCCCTGATGGAAGCGGCGATGGAGGCCGGGGTCGAGGATGTATCCGACGGCGGCGATGGCATCGAGGTGGTGACGCTCCCCGCAGAGCTTTCCAAAATTCAGGAAATCCTCGGCGGACAGGGATTTACCTGCGCAAACGCGGAGGTGAGCATGGTTCCGTCTACGTCGGTCGAACTCGCCGGCCCGCAGGCGGAAAGCATGTTGAATCTGATGGAAGCCCTCGAAGAACTCGACGATGTGCAAAACGTCTACGCAAACTTTGACATCTCTGACGCGGAGATGGCGCGGCTTGCGTAG
- a CDS encoding uracil-DNA glycosylase — MSDEPRSNDPREEARCLIGSLRELLVDLRDEGVDTLEVVALDPQTLPSAKPEIKPPSAPPPRATPSPAREGVSWGAAPTLIQVRDELGDCRRCGLCEGRNSIVFGSGNPNADLMFIGEGPGEQEDRTGLPFVGRAGDLLTQMIEKGIEISRDDVYICNIVKCRPPNNRNPLPDEVAACRPFLDGQIDAVKPKVIVSLGKPAASLLLGRDVAITRERGIWQEYRGIPLMPTLHPAYILRQYTAENRRHVWEDLKAAVARI, encoded by the coding sequence ATGTCTGACGAACCACGAAGCAATGATCCGAGAGAAGAGGCGCGATGCTTGATCGGGTCGTTGCGAGAGTTATTGGTCGATCTCCGCGACGAAGGGGTGGATACCCTGGAGGTCGTGGCACTCGATCCACAAACGTTGCCGAGCGCCAAACCCGAGATCAAACCACCCAGCGCGCCACCGCCTCGCGCCACGCCTTCCCCGGCTCGCGAAGGAGTCAGTTGGGGGGCAGCGCCGACGCTCATCCAAGTTCGGGATGAACTCGGAGACTGTCGCCGCTGTGGATTGTGCGAGGGACGCAATTCCATTGTCTTCGGCAGCGGCAACCCAAACGCCGACCTGATGTTCATCGGTGAGGGACCGGGCGAGCAAGAAGACCGCACGGGCCTGCCGTTCGTCGGCCGGGCGGGTGATCTGCTGACGCAAATGATCGAAAAGGGAATCGAGATTTCGCGCGATGACGTCTACATCTGCAATATCGTCAAATGTCGTCCGCCGAACAATCGCAACCCGCTGCCCGACGAAGTCGCAGCCTGCCGACCTTTCTTGGACGGCCAGATCGACGCCGTAAAACCCAAGGTGATCGTATCCCTGGGCAAGCCCGCCGCGAGTCTGCTGCTCGGTCGTGATGTCGCAATCACCCGCGAGCGGGGAATCTGGCAGGAGTACCGAGGCATCCCCCTGATGCCGACCCTGCACCCGGCCTACATTCTGCGGCAATACACCGCGGAGAACCGGCGCCACGTCTGGGAAGACCTGAAGGCTGCAGTCGCTAGAATCTAG